GCGCCGTCGAAGCCCACTGACAGCCGGTCCTCGCTGGAGATCGGGATGATCTTCTCCACCGCCACCTGGAAGATCGCCGGGTCGCGGGCGCAGCTCAGGCGGATCGGCGGAGTCTGGGCGCTCGCCGTCTCCGGCGCGTAGCTCAGCGCCATCCCGGCCCCGGTCACGATGGTCGACCACCGCGACGGCGCGGCGGGCTGCGCCTGGGGACCCGCGGGCGCGGCGCGTCCACAGGCGGTCAGGGCGAGCAAGGCCAGGACGGAAAGCGAGGCTTGGAAGCGCATGTTCATGCCATAGCACAGCCGCGCCGCAGGGCGACGCCCTGCACCTCAGGCGAGACTGAGTTCGGCCATAGACGCCTCAGGCGTCCTCGAGCCGCCACCACTGGTTCGTGCCGCCATTCCAGGGGAAGGACAGCAGTCGGCGACCATCCTCCATGACCCCGTGGTCGATATCGATCACTCGGTCATGGTTGTAGTTGTTGATCGCCACCCAGGGGGAGGGATCCAGCCCGTCCATCTTGTGCTGGAGCACGATGTTCTCGCGGGCGTCGGGGCCCCTCCGCGTCAGCGCCAGCTGCATCGATCCCCAGTGGGCCAGGTACTTCCCGCTGGCCTCGTGGCGGAAGTAGAAAGCGCCGTCATCGTGCGCATCCTCCATCACGAAAATGGTGCCGGCGCGGTGGTTCTTGGGCCGCAGGACCGGCATCTGGCCGTCGTCGCGGGTGTAGTCGGTGGCGCCCACCACCATCTCCGTCGCTTGGCCGGAGGTTTCATAGGCGACGATGTGTACGCGTCGGTCGGTCATGACATTCTCCTGGAGATGCGGTTGCGAATTCCTCAACCCAGGATTACACGCCAAGCCAAGCTTCGCCACGAGAAAGAACGACGTTCGACGGCCGTTCGGGGCAGGCGTGTGGGGGGAAATATCCGCGGGTGGTAGCTGGAGGCGGGCTCGAACCGCCGACCTGTGGGTTATGAATCCACCGCTCTAACCAACTGAGCTACCCAGCCATGAGCCACCCGCGGAGGCGCGGGTTATAGGGTGGGATGTTCGCCGCTTCAAGCGGCTTGGGTGCGGCGCAAAGCCCGGTTAGAGTTGCGGCTCATATGAGCGTGCTCCACCTCCTTGGAACGGCTGGCGAAGGCGGCGCGGAGACGTACTTCGTCGACCTCGTGTCGGCGCTGGCCCGCGCGGGCGTCGGCCAGGCCGCCGCCATCCGTCCCAATGCGAATCGGCAGACGGCGCTCGCCGCCGCCGGGGTGCCAGTCGGGACCTTCCGGTTCGGCGGCCCGATCGAT
The sequence above is drawn from the Phenylobacterium glaciei genome and encodes:
- a CDS encoding RICIN domain-containing protein translates to MTDRRVHIVAYETSGQATEMVVGATDYTRDDGQMPVLRPKNHRAGTIFVMEDAHDDGAFYFRHEASGKYLAHWGSMQLALTRRGPDARENIVLQHKMDGLDPSPWVAINNYNHDRVIDIDHGVMEDGRRLLSFPWNGGTNQWWRLEDA